TGAAGTGAAGCAGATAGTGGAGCCGCGAGGGGGAAAAGTTCCTTCCAGAACATGCTTGTGAACGTAATGTCTCGGTCGCAAACAATTGATTCTGGAAGGCCATGAAGTTTAAATATATGCTCGAAGAACAAGCATGCAACCTGTGGTGTTTGTAAGGGTGTGAAAGCGCCACAAAGTGTGCGCATTTGGAGAATCTGGCAAGACTTTGTTATCTTCCGTACGAAATGATCGCACTTTCATTTGATCTTCTCCATTTCTACTCATAGAATATCTCATCGTGCCgtaaaggtttttttttttttttttttcaatcatAAATTCGATCGCTGAACTTTAATTTGCAGTTGTGTATTTGGTTTGATATCATCTTATCTTCACGACCCAGCTAGCTGCATTTTGTGTTTTACCCTCCTTCCAAGAAGATCGCCGTCCATCCGTTGTTAATGCAGTAAAAGTGTGTTTGGTCAActatttaagaaaaataatttcaaagttaAAAATAATTTGGAATGGGCTTGGTCAactattttagaaaaataattgTAAGATTTTTTTTCCAGTTTTCTTGTTTGTGATtgaaaagtttattttttttcatttttatatgtgtttgtttgcaattgatttatttatttattttaattttttcccaTTTTTTTTTGAGGGGATTTTTTCCCATTTATTGCACAATgaattttatctaattttgGATGAGAGGAAGATAACATTGGGCCCGTGAAAAATTACATGTACATTGGGGAAAATCCATCCCTCAGCGGCCCAACTATCATTAATCTGCATTTGCACGGTTAATATGACCGAACATAAAAATAACCTAATTAACCTTTGCCCTACCAATAAAACAGAACCGATCAGCCGtttgaaaaataaagaaaatgagtCGGGGACTGAATCTGTTATGGCTCCACCGTGAATCATTCCGTAAATCATTCACTATTGGTGCATTGATATTGGTTGGTTCGGGTATTTCTATCATATCTCTGTTGCAAGACATCAGGAATGAAAAGGCTAGGGCGGCGAGGGAGGAGGAGATGGACGATTTGGAGTTGTGAGACATATGATGCATGGCCCATGTGggaatttgaataaaaaaaaattcttttataGTTGAAGGGCGGTGTAAGAATCATTATCCCGGCAATTTTGCGAATCATCTGCTTTAGGGGAAAATTGTTATCCTATATACCGAAGAAGGGATGATGGTCAAATTGTGGATGTGTGGAAGgctaaaaaattaaattcacGATGGGTTGTTCCTTATAATCCTTATTTGTTGTACATATATGATTGTCATCTTAATGTGGAGGTTTGTTCAGGTGTAACTGCTGTAAAGTAtttgtataaatatatatacaaaggTCATGATAGAGTAGCAGTTAATCTTGTCCCCCCGACTTGGAATGTGTTGATGAGATTAAAAATTTCCAAGATGCCCGATGGGTGTCCGCACCAGAGGCAATATGGAGGATTTTTGAGATCGGTtcgcaaaatttttttttattcaaattcaaATAGCTAGCTTACGCCACCTTCAGACCTGGAGTCGTATTGCATTGAGTTAACTTTTACCCTCATTTCCAGATTCACATAACTCTTCATTCTGAACATGGCTGCGAAATGAAGCCATCAAAAAATTGTTCACAGAGACAACAAAACTGACACTAGGGTCACTTTAGACATGGATATACCTTGAAACTCCAAATAAATATCACATGCCAGTACGTAACTCAACGGTAAACACCAGAATCTCAAGAAAAGAGAGCTGAGCAGAATAAACATAAGCCAAAGAGTAAAACTTGTGGGCAACTGACTATCAAATGAGAATAACCAAAACCTAGTTGTATGAAAACcttttatacataatttttctcaGTTCAAGCCTCAAGGGAATATCAagatttcatttaaaaaaagttAATGAGTGACAACTAAATTTATTGATACCTCGAGAGGGCACTGTGGCAGCACAGAACAGAATATGAGATAAGAACAATACAAAAGTCCCAGGGCAGGATGGACAAAACAAGTCAGCACAACAGCAACAAATGCCATAAGAAGTAGTGAATTCACCCTCACAATCCTTACCACCTGCTCCATGATATTAAAACAAGGTGTTAAATACGTTATCGAGGAATATAGGATTGTATGTTGGAAGATTCGTTAATTCATATTAAACAAAAATATAGAAAGGCAACAACGACAAATGAAAGATCACCTTAGCAGATGCAAAGCTGGATAATAGGTTAGAAAACCATTGGAGAAACTGAAAACCGAAGTTTCCTTCCCATGCTTCCCACCTTAAACAACGATCTTGTTTTAGTATGTACGAAAATACAAACATCCCGAACCAGAGAATGTTTCTTTTACGGGAATGTTCTAACAACAGGAATCAATTGATGAACCTTACATAGCTCAGACATCACCCAAGAAAAAGACCACTCTTATGGCTAATTGCTAACTGACTAGTGATTTGTTTCAACAAGAATAACTAACTAATATTCCTCCACAAGGGATAAAATTGATTCTTCTTAGATTTGGACCGGATCATCTTGCAACTTCACTGGGCTAGCTGAAATAGGTTTGTGAAGAGTTGGGCTTTGTGCTAATTGGGCTTGATCCTTATCTAGCTACTAATCGTCTCATTGTGATTACATGAGCTGTGCCAACAACATAGAAAAGTAATTAAGAAAGTGGTGTCAGCGAGATCACGGCCCCATTTGCTAAAATATAGCAAAACAATGACACGAGAATGAAGTTTATAACTGGAACCGGGCGAGGTGCCGCTGAAATTGTCAGGAAACGGAAGCAAATGCATTCAAATTAACTtgtaatcaagaataaatacctcTTTGGATGAACCCGAGTGTGTGGAATATTCGGAAGGTTAAAAaagaacattttatattttacatTTTACATATTGAAGCAAATTACATTTATGAGAAAATCCATCCATGCAACCTGTGGTGTTTGTAAGGGTGTGAATCTGGCAAGACTTTGTTATCTTCCGTACGAAATGATCGCACTTTCATATGATCTTCTCCATTTCTACTCATAGAATATCTCATCGTGCCGTAAagggtaaattttttttttgagttcCAATCATAAATTCGATCGCTGAACTTTAATTTGCAGTTGTGTATTTGGTTTGATATCATCTTATCTTCACGACCCAGCTAGCTGCATTTTGTGTTTTATCCTCCTTCCAAGAAGATCGCCGTCCATCCGTTGTTAATGCAGTAAACGAGGAACCTCTGCTCTTTGACCACCAAAATCAAGATGATGCATAACAGGAAACACATAAATTGGATGAGTGGAATTGCTGCAGTTTGCTcgattttgtttatatttttatggtAAATTAATGGCCATCAAAATTATAATGAAGTTCAAGCTAGCAAGCTTGGAAACTGTAAAAAATAGTCAAAtattaacttttaaaaatattctgACGGAAAATGTGTTTTATGTTTGACAAAAATCATGATCTCTTAAATTGTAGGAAATAGCTTTTTCTCATTAAAATTTGTATGTAAATCCTTGTTAATGATTTGGACAATATATATGAACAAGCTAATCAACAATCAATCAAGATAAAAACAAAAGGAAGATTAGCTGCCACGAATAATATTATATGTAACCTCAAATTCTAAATTCCAAAGTAATTGCCTTTCCCTTCACTCTTAGCAAGCTGTCGGTGcctaattaataaattttaaatattctaTAAAAATAGATTTAGGACTTGTCAATAAATACATTAAATAATAAAGTAGTAGTTATTTTCATATCACGATAATTATTTTTTGATGATGGTAGCTAGCTCGGATCTTGATCAAATCATGTTTGTCAAGTATAAAAATATGGTAAAAAATCAAACATATGAACAAACATTCATCTATTTCAAGATCCGATAATCTTCTgtcattattattaattatacaTCAGATGAGGCAAATCCCTGTAATTAACCTTTGCGTGGTTGACCAAAAAAGGCCTTGCTTCTCAAGCAAACTTAAACTATAATTTGATAATGTAAATTCGCTCTATTTAATGCCTCGAACCCAAAAACTATCAATTCGGTCTCATTCATTCAGCTAACGAAGAAAACAACCGGAAATGAAGAGGGAGGGTCGTCAACACGGCATGGTCCGAGCCTACGAGATGCTGAACCCACGGAAGACGATCAACGAGTTCAGCTCACCCCCGACCGCCGGCCTGTTCACCAGAGTATCCATCAAGCCGACCAACCACTCCAAGTACACGGGCAAGTGCGGCCGCCCCAGGTGCCGCGGCTGCCATAGCCACCCGGTTTGCAAGTCCATGGACAAAGTCAAGGGAGCCCATAAGATACGGTCGACCGCGGACGGTCCCCAAGGTTTGAAATTTTATGGGTTTTCTGCTTCGGGGGTGTTGAATTACTTGGACCTCGTGGATCGTGACGATGGAACCGATTTCGATGATGAGGAAGTCGATGTTCTTCAGGCATCGTTAGATTCGTCTCTTGTTCCTGagattgaagaggtttcagttgCATTTGATGTTCATAATCATGCGGTTGTtgacgatgatgatgatgatgatgggaTGAGATTCTGCGAGGTGGGCTTGGTTTGGGATCGGGTGGATGAGGGAGACGAAAGCTGGTGTTTGATCGACGAAATTTGATCAATTTGTATTTGATTTTCATTTCATTATTTAACTGTATTTAGATAGAATcatgaaataataaatttatttgaaattaaagaaaaactaAAAATTTGTGTTCATGACTtggtttattataataataataataataattcaaggCATCATTTTATTATGAAATTGAAATTAGCATTCTTTCAATGATATTGGATTCTAATGCTTCACTTTCATAATGGGATAAAAACAGACatacaaatataaataatattaattttattatcaaatgaagtagttataattattgtaAGAAAGAATTTAGATGTATAATTTTGTAAATGACATTATTCTTCAATTCCATTGTATTCGAAGAAGTAGAGGAAGAGCTGAATTATCGCAGCAGGTGAAAGAGCGCAACCATAGTTTCTTGAAGTTCGACGTTCTTTACAGCCTTTTCCAGTGTGAGTCTTGCAATTTCATCTCTCTTATTCTTCTTCTCCTCCTTCTCCTTTTCGTTCATGATATCCTTGACGGCAGTTCTTACAGAGAGGGCGGCATCAACCATGATCACTATTCCCACAACAGTTTCCCAATATTTCAATTTTTCGTTCCATGATGCATAAGATTTCCGTCGCAACCATAATTGCCTCAGACGCGGAAATAATcccattttgtttttttttttttttttttgaatatttgtTTGCCCCAATTctgttttgatttgagttatatacGCGTGAACAGTCTGTTATCTTTGGCGGGAATATAAAACtctcaaattaaaaaatataaaacgtGTTTTTTAAAAACCCCGTTTATAAGTTGTTTGACCAAATTGTTGCCAAAAAAATTGGAAGAGCTTATAAGCTCAGTCAAATGCCCTCTTAGTTATTTAAGAGATTGAAAGAGTTGATCCCCGgtttcaaatattaaaaatatggtAAATCCTTTTACCCAGAACAGCTTCTGATTTTCTACATGGTAACCAGCTCTAGGAAAGCACGTTCCTTCAATGCTGTTCTTTTGTGGAGTGAGGTTCTATTTTTTCCCTGGCAATTCTGGGGAGGGGGGAGGGAAGTCACTATTGGTGCAGTATATACACGAGCTTGTACTTgcatatttaaatcatataggTTTTTACGGAGTTTTAGAATGTGACTCACAAGTTTTTGATAATCATTTGATTACTACTCTTGTTGAACGTTGGCGACGCGAGACACACACGTTTCATTTTACATGTGGTGAAGCAACAATCACGCTACAAGAAGTTTCAATAATTTGGGGTCTAACAATTGAAACTTGTAATACTAACGATCACATATGTGtttttaaaacaattcttaACTGCAAGTATATGCAATTGTATACAAAAACGTGCACTAAAATATTAAGAAAAGAATTTCACCTCAATCAACTCCCTGTCTCTACCTCTCTGTCGATTTTTGTGTTCATTTTTGCATCGATAGAGatttttttgttgattttttCATCGAAAAGTTTTGTTGTGATCGATGGCTTACTTCTCTCATGTTCCACtcaatattttttattcttattGAACTGTCCTCATATGTAGCTTGGCATTGCTTCTGCACAGTCATATGTAGCTTGGCgggtttattttttataataaatttaatttgtaaaaattaattgaaaaaaaattttaaaaaaaattttcaaaaatacttcaATCTGTGCTTACGAAGCTCGGACCATGACTACGTGGAGCATGGTCCATGAAGGGGTGGGAGAGGGGGGAGGGGGATAAGACACGTTGGAGCGTCCACACTTACAAGGGGTGTGAGGGGGAGGGGGGAGGGATGTCACTATTTGTGCAGTGATTTTTGTTGACTCAGGTATTTCTATCAGATCTGGCTTGAAAGACATCAAGAATGAAAAGGGTAGGGCGGCGAAGGAGTAGGAGAGGGATGATTTGGCCAGAACCATGCTGAAAAGTACACGGAATATGTCGAGCTTAAACGATTTCACATTGAAGTCACAAAAAAAATCTTGGAGGAACAGTTGAAACAAAAAGTAAAGACAAAGGTGATTGATAGCAAAAAGAAGAAGACGGAGGTGATCGATGGCTTACTTCTCTCCTGTTCCACTCAATATTTTTTATTCTCATTGAACTGTCCTCATACGTAGCTTGGCATTACTTATGCACAGTCATATGTAGCTTGGCgggtttttttataattaatttaatttgtaaaaattaattcaaaaataattttttgaaaaaaattcaaaaataccTCAATCCGTGCTTACGAAGCACGGACCATGACTACGTGGAGCATGGTCCGTGAAGGGGGTGGGAGGGGGGAAGGGAGATAAGACACGTTAGAGTGTCCGCGCTTACTAGGGCGGCGAAGGAGGAGAAGAGGGACAATTTGGCCAGAACCATGCTGGAGAAGACGACGAAATATTTCAAGTTTAAACGATTTCACATTGAAGTCACAAAAAAAATCTTGGAGGAACAGTTGAAGCAAAAAGTAAAGACGGAGGTGAATGATGGCAAAAAGTAGAAGACGGAGGTGATCGATGGCTTACTTCTCTCCTGTTCcactaaatattttttattcttatttaaCTGTCCTCATACGTAGCTTGGCATTACTTCTGCACAGTCATATGTAGATTGGcgggtttttttttataataatttaatttgtaaaaattaattcaaaaataatttttttaaaaaattcaaaaataactCAATCCGTGCTTACGAAGCACAGACCATTACTACGTGGAGCATGGTCCGTGAAGGGAGGTGGGAGGGGGGAAGGGAGACAAGACACGTTGGAGTGTCCGCGCTTACTAGGGCGGCGAAGGAGGAGAAGAGGGACGATTTAGCCAGAACCATGCTGGAGAAGACGACGAAATATTTCGAGTTTAAACGATTTCACATTGAAGTCACAAAAAAAATCTTGGAGGAACAGTTGAAGAAAAAGTAAAGACGGAGGTGAATGATGGCAAAAAGTAGAAGACGGAGGTGATCGATGGCTTACTTCTCTCATGTTCCACtcaatattttttattcttattGAACTGTCCTCATACGTAGCTTGGCATTACTTCTGCACAGTCATATGTAGCTTGGCGGGTTTTTTTATAATCAATTTAATTTGTAAAAATTGAttcaaaaataatgtttttaaaaaaattcaaaaataccTCAATCCATGCTTACGAAGCACGGACCATGACTACGTGGAGCATGGTCCGTGAAGGGGGGTGGGAGGGGGAAAGGGAGATAAGACACGTTGGAGTGTCCGCGCTTACTAGGGCGGCGAAAGAGGAGAAGAGGGAGGATTTGGCCAGAACCATGCTGGAGAAGACGACGAAATATGTCGAGTTTAAATGATTTCACATTGAAGTTTAGTCTGAACcgttgctaaatttagcgacgaatAAAGAAAAATTGTCGCATATTTAAAATCAGCGATGATTTTTCTAAACCCGTCGCGAAATTTGGCGACAGTTTATATGAAACTGTCGCCAAATCTAGCGACAAATAagttaaaaccgtcgccgatttcaATTTTTGCGACGGTAAAAGTTAAAACCGTtgctattttcaaaaaattcgtTCCCCCCAATACTTCCCTCCATTTTTTTCatcactctctataaatacatgctATTTTCATTCAATTTCTTCCACATCACTttacaacaattaaaatttttctcaattacacgattttacaacttcacaaaacttaaatttttttattcctTATATgattttaccacttcacaacatttaaaatttttatctcttacatgaTTATTTTACCACAtcaaaacaaataaaatttttattttttacacgattttattatttcacgacacttaaatattttatcttttacaAGAATGTACCAATTTacaacacagatttattaaattttttttttattttacctaaaatattagcgacgaacttatacaccgtcgctaaatagcgacagTTTGTCCACATGAATACGGTCGCTACATTGAGCGACGGTATATAAAGCCTTCCGTCGCAATcatattttgcgacggtttgtaaaactGTCGCACATATCATTTGCGACgggttttaaaaccgtcgcaactaTCATTTGCGACGGgtttgaaaaccgtcgcaaaatgcaGCTACGACGACGGTTTTCCGgtttgcgacggttttgaaaaccgtcgcaaattgtagctacgacaacagtttttaaccgTTGTTTTTGAGCGAACATTTAACAACACTGGCTTCAGCAACAGTTTTAAAagggctacgacaacggataaaatccgttgtcgtataggatttttcttgtagtgaatgGGTTCATGCATGCTCCCAACTACGCAATGTATCCCCTTACCATTGACCCGAAGTACAACAACTAAATGGATTTCTCAACATTTGTTTCAAAGTCAAGAAaactttatttgaatttatatttgcATATTATTGTTCGAAATAAATCAAGAAACTTTATTTCAAGGTTTTCTTGCCTAAATAGAGCAAGCACTTGCGCAACATACCATTACCTAGTTCTTATAACTTTTTATCAGCGACATATTTGAGTGAGTGTTGATTAAATCTCTTTCTCATTCATGCGATGCCTTGATTCATCCTCAATCTTTTTCCTTGCTTCCATCTCTATCTTCTTGATTAGATAATCAAGTTCATGAGATGGTTCAGCTCCAGGTTTAGTCTTCATATGATTCTTGCTCAAATATATAGCAATGTTCTCAGCGGATTTAGCGAAAACCCAAAAAGTTACTGCAAACCTCAAAAATGACGTGGAGTTCCACATCGAGTCAGCTGCAAAACAATTGATACGCTACAACAAATAAGATTGATTTCGTGGATTTGGAAAAAAGTAGGTAGCAAATATTATACTCATGTTTTACCAAAACCACACCCACATTCTCGCCAATATGGGCATTACTTTTCCGGCTGGAACGAAAGCTTTTACAATAAGAAATCCTAAAATATCTCCATTAGCACGCTTTTTGCCTACCGTAACTCCTAAATTGCCAAAAAGATTTGATTTCCTTCAATAAATATGATGGAGGCCACACAGAAAAAGAGTTGAGAAACGATTATGATAAAAGGAACTGTGATGAAACTCGACACGAGCCGTCTGTAAaattaacaaaaacaaaaaaaagccAGTCGGCAATTTGTAAAGATAATCCAGAAATTTCTGACCTCTCTCTCTAGCAGTGCCGTGTCGTTCTTCGGTATATAGGATAACAATTTTCCCCTAAAGCAGATGATTCGCAAAATTGCCGGGGATAATGATTCTTACACCGCCCTGCAACtataaaagaattttttttattcaaattccCACATGGGCCATGCATCATATGTCTCACAACTAACTTAAAAAGACAAGGATGAATGTTTTTGTTTGGAAGTTCTGCTGAAACAAAATTATCAAACATATCTGGGGAATTAATCTTGTAGTCATGTTTCAGTATCACAAGCATGTGTACATGTGGTAGTCCCTTTTTCAGAAATTCAATTGTGTACACATAAGCTGGTACATGCCCAAAAATTGACTTACGAATTATCTGATCCTTCAAATCTAGCAACTTGGCTCGAAAAACTCTAGAAGTTAAATTGGGGCGATCTTGTGCACGTTGGCCTTTGAAAAAATTATCAGTTATTTCACGCCAATCTGGATTGCAAGTCATTGTAATAAATAAATCAGGTTTTCCAACTACTCTCACCAATGCAAGTGCAATTACAGACACGAAccagaaataaatttttgcaATCCAATTACGAGTATCCGCAATCTAATATCATGTTCTTTACAGAAAACCGTGGCTAATATGAAAAAGAAGAAGGTCTCAATGAAGTCTCTTGATCTtttttcttcatcagttttgcATCCAAGAGTTTCGTTAAGAGCGCAACCATAGTTTCTTGAAGTTCGACGTTCTTTACAGTCTTTTCCAGTGTGAGTCTTGCAATTTCATCTCTCTTATTCTTCTTCTCCTCCTTCTCCTTTTCATTCATGATATCCTTGACGACAGTTCTTACAGAGAGGGCGGCATCAATCATGATCACTATTCCCACAACAGTTTCCCAATATTTCAATTTTTCGTTCCATGCTGCATAAGATTTCGTCGCAACCATAAGATTTTCGTTCCATGTGACTCAATATTTTTTATTCTCATTGAACTGTCCTCATACGTAGCTTGGCATTACTTATGCACAGTCATATGTAGCTTGGCgggtttttttataattaatttaatttgtaaaaattaattcaaaaataatttttttaaaaaaattcaaaaataccTCAATCCGTGCTTACGAACCACGGACCATGACTACGTGGAGCATGGTCCGTGAAGGTGGGTGGGAGGGGGTCAGGGAGATAGGACACGTTGGAGTGTCCGCGCTTACTAGGGCGGCGAAGGAGGAGAAGAGGGACGATTTGGCCAGAACCATGCTGGAGAAGACGACGAAATATGTCGAGTTTAAACGATTTCACATTGaagtcacaaaaaaaaaatttggagaAACAGTTGAAGCAAAAAGTAAAGACGGAGGTGATTGATGGCAAAAAGTAGAAGACCGAGGTGATCAATGGCTTACTTCTCTCCTGTTCCACtcaatattttttattcttattGAACTGTCCTCATACGTAGCTTGGCATTACTTATGCACAGTCATATGTAGCTTGGCgggtttttttataattaatttaatttgtaaaaattaattcaaaaataaCTCAATCCGTGCTTACGAACCACGGACCATGACTACGTGGAGCATGGTCCGTGAAGGGGGGTGGGAGGGGGGCAGTGAGATAGGACACGTTGGAGTGTCCGCGTTTACTAGGGCGGCGAAGGAGGAGAAGAGGGACGATTTGGCCAGAACCATGCTGGAGAAGACGACGAAATATGTCGAGTTTAAACGATTTCACATTGAagtcacaaaaaaaaattttggagGAACAGTTGAAGCAAAAAGTAAAGACGAAGGTGATTGATGGCAAAAAGTAGAAGACCGAGGTGATCGATGGCTTACTTCTCTCCTGTTCCACtcaatattttttattcttattGAACTGTCCTCATACATAGCTTGGCATTACTTATGCACAGTCATATGTAGCTTGGCgggtttttttataattaatttaatttgtaaaaattaattcaaaaataatttttttaaaaaaattcaaaaataccTCAATCCGTGCTTACGAACCACGGACCATGACTACGTGGAGCATGGTCCGTGAAGGGGGGTGGGAGGGGGGCAGGGAGATAGGACACGTTGGAGTGTCCGCGCTTACTAGGGCGGCGAAGGAGGAGAAGAGGGACGATTTGGCCAGAACCATGCTGGAGAAGACGACGAAATATGTCGAGTTTAAACGATTTAACATTGAagtcacaaaaaaaaattttggagGAACAGTTGAAGCAAAAAGTAAAGACGGAGGTGATTGATGGCAAAAAGTGGAAGACCGAGGTGATCGATGGCTTACTTCTCTCCTGTTCCACtcaatattttttattcttattGAACTGTCCTCATACGTAGCTTGGCATTACTTATGCACAGTCATATGTAGCTTGGCgggtttttttataattaatttaatttgtaaaaattaattcaaaaatatttttttaaaaaaaaattcaaaaataccTCAATCCGTGCTTACGAACCACGGACCATGACTACGTGGAGCATGGTCCGTGAAGGGGGGTGGGAGGGGGGCAGGGAGATAGGACACGTTGGAGTGTCCGCGCTTACTAGGGCGGCGAAGGAGGAGAAGAGGGACGATTTGGCCAGAGTGAGTTTTTCCACAGCTCTccggcgcccgggcggatgtgaatgtgcgcccgggcggaagtccttcgcaaaataattcttttttcttcatttttgcaTGAATCTCCTGCATTTTCACACCGAGACACATGattaataataaaacataatataaactaaaaCGTGACAAAATGCATGCAAGCTAAatgataaatgcaacacaatgAGACAAAAAATgacatgaaaaacaagtaaaagACCCGACGAGGATGTTGAAGTTTGATTGCTGAgcatgacatgaaaaacataatattttcatgacatgacatgaaacAAGTGAAAacatgacatgaaaaacataatattttcttgTTGAGCAATCGCCTAGCAGAGAAGTCACATGACGAGGAGGTTGAAGTTGGATTTTTCCTGATAAGGCCCGGCTTAGTTGAGGAATTACGAGATGATGAGGAGAGAGTTTTATATTCGTACTAAGGCAtcgcttagcagaggagttaggaTGTAAGGAGGTTGAAGTTTTTTTCATGCTAAGGACTATTTTAGCAGAGGATTCAAGGGTGCGGGAAAGTGGAAattattttccttcaaaattttaGTAGAAGACCTTGAAGATGTTGGCGACGAGAGCACACCATGTTAGAAAATTTTATTTGGTTTGTCGTTAACGAACGATGTTTACCACTGCAAAAATTACGGTGATCGACCTACCCTGTCAGGTCGCAGGGGTATGGGGGCTACTCCCCCAAAAGCTTTTCAGAAATAGTCATTCGCAAGGGTGAGGGCGTGCTTGGGCGAGGGGCGAGGTTGGAAGGCAGGCAAGGGCGAAGGGCTTGCGGGCGCTGGAGAAGGGCTGCAGCGAGGCTGGTTTTGGCGATGGCTGGCAAGGGTGTGTGGGCGAACTTGCGCGACTGTGGGCGAGGGTGAGTGGCATGGGGCGAGCGAGGGCGAGGGCGAGGGCGAGGGCGAGGGCGATGAGGTGTGGCGTGGGGCGAGGGTG
This is a stretch of genomic DNA from Primulina eburnea isolate SZY01 chromosome 11, ASM2296580v1, whole genome shotgun sequence. It encodes these proteins:
- the LOC140806356 gene encoding uncharacterized protein → MKREGRQHGMVRAYEMLNPRKTINEFSSPPTAGLFTRVSIKPTNHSKYTGKCGRPRCRGCHSHPVCKSMDKVKGAHKIRSTADGPQGLKFYGFSASGVLNYLDLVDRDDGTDFDDEEVDVLQASLDSSLVPEIEEVSVAFDVHNHAVVDDDDDDDGMRFCEVGLVWDRVDEGDESWCLIDEI